A region from the uncultured Draconibacterium sp. genome encodes:
- a CDS encoding glycoside hydrolase family 88 protein, with protein sequence MKLLLKAKQFCCAGLLGAGKKVILGTALVLFLSAGLLAQTNEDIPGRIPEYEVPYEYPTEDAVLEVLNRVRQYYESTSAQMIVDSETGKEITDFSAFNKNATISHGFSSEWSYTHGVVLSAFEYIDDVTGDKAFFANNTRFYDWVLKNLPYFEKNKEQIKSEKIGNWGRILNFHALDDCGSIGAAMIKTYLKDKNEDYLPLIYRVDEHVSKNQFRLDDGTLARHRPQYQSIWADDLYMSVPFLANMGVLTGDNKYFDDAARQLLQMAERLYIPEKELFDHGWSVTSGDYDPRFYWGRANGWTLMAMAELLEVMPENHKDRDELLHLYRSMIRSLANLQDGSGFWHNLLDKNNTYTETSCTAMFTFAVAKGINEGWINHVYGPVALTGWNAITTRVLENGAVDGTCEGTTFAHDNTYYYHRGKSIYATHGYGPVLYAGAEMLRLLRNEKIEVQKARINSRNSTFHYKLKSEWPKE encoded by the coding sequence ATGAAACTATTATTAAAAGCAAAACAATTTTGTTGTGCAGGCCTGCTTGGTGCAGGCAAAAAAGTAATTTTGGGCACTGCACTCGTCCTGTTTTTAAGTGCAGGCCTTTTGGCCCAAACCAACGAGGATATTCCCGGTAGAATTCCGGAGTATGAGGTGCCGTACGAATATCCAACAGAAGATGCGGTGCTGGAAGTTTTAAATCGGGTACGCCAATATTACGAGTCAACCAGTGCACAAATGATTGTTGATTCAGAAACGGGTAAAGAAATTACCGATTTTTCTGCATTTAACAAGAATGCCACGATTTCTCATGGTTTTTCAAGCGAGTGGAGCTATACTCATGGTGTTGTTCTGTCGGCTTTCGAATACATTGATGATGTAACCGGTGATAAAGCTTTTTTTGCCAACAACACCAGGTTTTACGATTGGGTATTAAAAAATCTGCCCTATTTCGAGAAAAACAAGGAACAGATTAAGAGCGAAAAAATAGGCAATTGGGGCCGTATTTTAAATTTTCATGCACTCGACGACTGTGGCTCGATTGGCGCAGCAATGATTAAAACCTACCTGAAAGATAAAAATGAAGATTATTTGCCATTAATTTACCGTGTTGATGAACACGTTTCAAAAAATCAGTTCCGATTAGACGACGGAACCCTGGCACGTCACCGTCCACAATACCAGTCTATTTGGGCCGACGATTTGTACATGAGTGTTCCTTTTTTGGCCAACATGGGGGTGTTAACCGGAGATAACAAGTATTTTGATGATGCTGCCCGCCAGTTGTTACAAATGGCTGAAAGACTTTATATTCCTGAAAAAGAATTGTTCGATCATGGCTGGAGTGTAACTTCGGGCGATTACGATCCGCGTTTTTACTGGGGAAGAGCAAACGGCTGGACCTTAATGGCAATGGCTGAATTGTTGGAAGTGATGCCTGAAAATCATAAAGACAGGGATGAATTATTGCATTTGTACCGCTCGATGATAAGAAGCCTTGCAAACCTGCAGGATGGCAGCGGTTTTTGGCATAACCTGCTCGATAAAAACAATACCTATACCGAAACCTCGTGTACAGCAATGTTTACTTTTGCGGTGGCCAAAGGAATAAACGAAGGCTGGATAAACCATGTTTACGGCCCGGTTGCTTTAACCGGGTGGAATGCTATAACTACCCGTGTTTTGGAAAATGGTGCAGTTGATGGTACCTGCGAAGGCACCACTTTTGCCCACGATAATACGTATTATTATCACCGCGGAAAAAGCATTTATGCTACACACGGTTACGGTCCGGTGCTTTATGCCGGTGCAGAAATGCTTCGTTTGTTGCGAAACGAAAAAATTGAGGTGCAGAAGGCCCGTATTAATTCGCGAAATAGTACCTTTCATTATAAGTTAAAAAGCGAGTGGCCGAAAGAATAA
- a CDS encoding sialate O-acetylesterase, with the protein MKKILSLFFVVFLSLQLVTSAYAEVKLPAIISSNMVLQRNTEVPLWGWADAEEEITIQASWLTEVVKTKADESGSWIIQVRTTTSKEAQTIRITSENADIKLQNILFGEVWLCSGQSNMEQPMAGYGVDQPTFESLKTIARAHNKNIRLFSVERNGSKTPLNDVEKYRPWEESNPDNVLKFSALAYFFGQQLQEILDVPVGIIHTSWGGSDIKPWISKEVMNTFEKVDIADADLSHRTNHIPTVLFNAMIHPLIPYRIKGALWYQGESNRKEPEEYTNLFPAMVNDWRTRWKIGEFPFYFVQIAPYYYNNYDAFQSVENTAFMREAQLQCAQLIPNSGMAVLLDIGAEKCIHPPKKKEAAERLLYHALNKTYGFKSLDCESPVYESMEIKDGGIELGFKHAETGIYSFGELEGFEIAGKDKVFYPAKAEIVFKKKKVFVKSDKVTEPLAVRYAWGNWVVGTLFDVNLLPASSFRTDNWDDATRFGN; encoded by the coding sequence ATGAAAAAAATACTATCGCTATTTTTTGTCGTTTTTTTGAGTCTTCAGCTAGTAACTTCAGCTTATGCTGAAGTGAAGTTACCAGCCATAATCTCATCGAACATGGTTTTACAGCGTAATACCGAAGTTCCACTTTGGGGCTGGGCCGATGCTGAAGAAGAAATTACCATTCAGGCTTCGTGGTTAACGGAGGTGGTGAAAACAAAAGCTGATGAAAGTGGAAGCTGGATAATTCAAGTAAGAACAACCACCAGCAAAGAAGCACAAACCATTCGCATTACAAGCGAAAACGCTGACATTAAATTACAAAACATTTTGTTTGGCGAAGTTTGGTTGTGTTCGGGCCAATCCAACATGGAGCAACCAATGGCTGGTTATGGTGTCGATCAACCTACATTTGAATCGTTGAAAACCATTGCCAGAGCGCACAATAAAAATATCAGGCTTTTTTCCGTTGAACGTAATGGTTCAAAGACACCTTTAAACGATGTGGAGAAATATCGCCCATGGGAAGAATCTAATCCAGATAATGTGTTAAAATTTAGTGCGCTTGCATATTTCTTTGGGCAACAATTGCAGGAAATTCTGGATGTTCCGGTTGGAATCATTCACACTTCGTGGGGAGGCAGCGATATTAAACCCTGGATAAGCAAAGAAGTGATGAATACTTTTGAAAAAGTTGATATCGCTGACGCCGATTTGAGCCACCGAACGAATCATATTCCTACGGTATTATTTAATGCAATGATTCATCCCCTAATCCCTTACAGAATAAAAGGGGCATTATGGTACCAAGGCGAATCAAACAGAAAAGAGCCTGAGGAATACACCAATTTATTTCCGGCAATGGTAAACGACTGGAGAACAAGGTGGAAGATTGGTGAATTTCCTTTCTACTTTGTACAGATTGCACCCTATTATTATAATAATTACGATGCATTTCAGTCTGTTGAAAATACCGCTTTTATGCGTGAAGCCCAGTTGCAGTGTGCCCAGTTAATCCCAAATTCAGGAATGGCTGTTTTGCTCGACATAGGAGCTGAAAAATGTATTCATCCACCAAAGAAGAAAGAAGCTGCCGAGCGTTTATTGTATCATGCGCTGAACAAAACTTATGGCTTTAAAAGTCTTGATTGCGAGTCTCCTGTTTACGAATCGATGGAAATAAAAGATGGCGGTATTGAGCTGGGTTTTAAACATGCCGAAACAGGAATTTATTCGTTTGGCGAATTGGAAGGATTTGAAATTGCCGGAAAAGACAAAGTGTTTTATCCCGCCAAAGCCGAAATCGTTTTCAAGAAAAAGAAAGTATTTGTTAAAAGCGATAAAGTTACAGAACCACTTGCAGTGAGATATGCCTGGGGCAACTGGGTTGTTGGTACTTTATTCGATGTAAACCTTTTACCGGCATCTTCATTCCGTACCGATAATTGGGACGATGCAACAAGGTTCGGGAATTAA
- a CDS encoding nucleoside hydrolase-like domain-containing protein — MKRQILLILMLFVFVGAAMAKKQVQKPRVIVMTDGEIDDHSSMIRFLMYTCDVDLCAIIETNSIFQRDGHSNEDWYEKQLKAYGEVYSNLIKHNPDYPKVSRLKEISYIGDEEHDHLRGLRDKRWELIPGGKITFTPEKWKDTPGSDKIVEVLLEKNPAPVHIQAWGGGNTAARAFYKLKTEHPEDYKRALSKVVMYNIWYQDGAGNYIEQNYPEVTMLYCGSFAGTWNYRSQKNTYDFIENNVKKNHGPLGALYPQDYVSEGDSPAFFYSLFNGLRNYEDPTYGGWGGRFEKTPEFDHVYKDAVDDGDKKKSLRMWIDDVNNDFQARMDWCVAEKYADANHQPIIKTDGKHDRTVRAGEKVTLSAKKTIDPDGDKIDCKWWQYREAGTYDGKIQLNNPLSKKVSFVAPEVDKASTIHLIFQVTDSGKPALNSYQRMIITVLPE, encoded by the coding sequence ATGAAAAGACAAATTTTATTAATTCTGATGCTATTCGTGTTTGTAGGAGCAGCAATGGCAAAAAAACAAGTCCAGAAACCACGTGTTATTGTAATGACCGATGGTGAAATCGATGATCACAGTTCAATGATACGTTTTTTGATGTACACTTGCGATGTTGATCTTTGTGCAATTATTGAAACAAACTCCATTTTTCAACGCGATGGACATAGCAACGAAGATTGGTATGAGAAACAGTTGAAAGCCTACGGAGAGGTTTATTCAAATTTAATTAAACACAATCCTGATTACCCGAAAGTATCCAGATTGAAGGAAATTAGTTACATCGGAGATGAAGAACATGATCATTTAAGAGGGTTAAGAGATAAAAGATGGGAGCTAATCCCCGGCGGTAAAATAACCTTTACTCCTGAAAAGTGGAAAGATACGCCCGGTTCAGATAAAATTGTGGAAGTTTTACTTGAGAAAAATCCGGCTCCTGTTCATATTCAGGCATGGGGTGGTGGAAATACGGCTGCCAGAGCTTTTTATAAGCTAAAGACAGAGCATCCTGAAGATTATAAAAGAGCACTTTCAAAAGTTGTAATGTATAATATTTGGTATCAGGATGGAGCAGGGAATTACATCGAACAAAACTACCCCGAAGTAACCATGCTTTACTGTGGTTCTTTTGCTGGTACCTGGAACTACAGGAGTCAGAAAAATACCTATGATTTTATCGAAAACAATGTAAAGAAAAATCATGGACCGCTTGGTGCTTTATATCCGCAGGATTATGTAAGTGAGGGCGATAGTCCGGCATTCTTTTATTCGCTTTTTAACGGATTAAGAAACTACGAAGATCCTACTTATGGCGGTTGGGGTGGAAGATTCGAGAAAACACCTGAATTTGACCATGTTTATAAAGATGCTGTTGATGATGGCGACAAAAAGAAATCGCTAAGAATGTGGATTGATGATGTAAACAATGATTTTCAGGCCAGAATGGATTGGTGTGTGGCTGAAAAATATGCAGATGCAAACCACCAACCCATTATTAAAACTGATGGGAAGCATGATCGAACTGTTCGTGCAGGAGAGAAGGTAACTTTAAGTGCTAAAAAAACAATTGATCCAGACGGTGACAAAATTGATTGTAAATGGTGGCAATACAGAGAAGCCGGAACATACGACGGTAAAATTCAGTTAAATAACCCGCTGTCGAAAAAAGTAAGTTTTGTTGCACCTGAGGTAGATAAAGCTTCTACGATTCATCTTATTTTTCAGGTTACTGATAGTGGTAAGCCAGCACTAAATTCGTATCAGCGCATGATTATTACCGTTCTTCCTGAGTAA
- the pelA gene encoding pectate lyase, whose product MTLFYRIITLFIAFFTTISVYAQNVKLSEATWHGAGCYKIEMTMGTVYFEKDSGVSGFKSFIDSEGNDWIASYMEPGPNGDFRGFPNSIDNFGHAGRNSGSTTKIVNGITEGDVVILESSNDKFTFQYWFFADRVAIKVLKSEGEYCFLLECVAGGTADAEDYFVTADGKKHIPTEDGEFDDFTPEWFYLGDPKSDYVLFLAKSPEDDAPNENHRQIRPNGQHNMDLYSFGRTGKEHKYQVYGMSGNEHICVIGFAPKSRTHNEMIAHMEAYLAQPFTSGVRMVKKWGSHVLDHDGAWYASDDARTIADNVIQYQSKQGGWPKSTDLSRPPLTPGDIPKEGGRRANSLDNDATTVPMEFLARVIEATGEEKYIKSFNKGVDYLIAAQYPNGGWPQFWPLRGDKYYSRITFNDEAMIRVMNLLSGVAKGNKPFSFIDKKRQKLATEAVELGLECILNCQVKQNGKLAAWCAQHDEHTLEPAWARAYEPPSLSGSESVGVLRYLMSIQNPSPEVVEAVEAGVSWLKSVAIKSVRLDKVRNPDGRNERILTPDENAPLLWARFYELETNRPLYLDRDSKFRYNYSEVGYERRSGYDYHGFWASSLLKKDYPIWKAKYGTTADQIPASTLILEAEEGKFSGSIDRHSCWHNVMLSDASHSTHSGRGAVDTRNEKGSYVEVTYKATNTGMHRVSVRYTHIKIDPRPGELLVNGKKVAKLKLKQSEALPAWKTESVEVELQKGMNTIRLAAINDGGLPNTDYIKVTDLHKIPEGRIPRVKVLEAEDGKYTGKEDHHSCWEYIAQNQAAHSGFTGEGYVDTENKVGSYIQVEFNAPEAGQYNLGIRYVHGKPDIRPAELRVNGKVVNPSVSFMPTSAWTDWTTVIVPVELNAGSNIVRLTALGKQGLVNTDHFSLSQKR is encoded by the coding sequence ATGACCTTATTTTATAGAATTATAACGCTGTTTATTGCCTTTTTCACTACAATATCGGTTTACGCTCAAAACGTAAAGCTAAGCGAGGCTACATGGCACGGTGCTGGTTGCTACAAAATAGAAATGACCATGGGAACCGTTTATTTTGAAAAAGATAGTGGTGTTTCGGGTTTTAAGAGTTTTATCGATTCGGAAGGAAACGACTGGATTGCTTCGTACATGGAGCCAGGGCCAAATGGCGATTTTCGTGGTTTTCCAAACAGTATCGATAATTTTGGTCATGCCGGACGAAACAGTGGCTCAACCACAAAAATTGTAAATGGAATAACCGAAGGCGACGTGGTTATTCTGGAATCATCAAATGATAAGTTTACGTTTCAGTATTGGTTTTTTGCCGATCGTGTGGCGATAAAAGTACTAAAGTCGGAAGGAGAATATTGCTTCCTGCTTGAATGTGTGGCAGGCGGTACTGCTGATGCCGAAGATTATTTTGTAACTGCTGATGGTAAGAAACATATTCCAACTGAAGATGGTGAATTTGACGATTTTACTCCTGAATGGTTTTACCTGGGAGACCCCAAATCAGACTATGTGCTTTTCCTTGCAAAATCTCCCGAAGATGATGCCCCTAACGAAAATCATAGACAGATAAGACCCAATGGCCAGCACAATATGGATCTGTATAGTTTTGGGCGAACCGGCAAAGAGCATAAATACCAGGTTTATGGTATGAGTGGAAACGAGCACATTTGTGTAATTGGCTTTGCCCCCAAAAGCCGAACGCACAACGAAATGATTGCCCACATGGAAGCCTATCTGGCTCAACCATTTACCAGTGGTGTAAGAATGGTGAAAAAATGGGGATCACATGTTTTGGATCACGATGGTGCCTGGTATGCCTCCGATGATGCCAGAACAATTGCCGACAATGTTATTCAATACCAATCGAAGCAGGGAGGATGGCCAAAGAGTACCGATCTATCCCGACCACCACTAACACCGGGCGATATTCCTAAAGAAGGTGGAAGACGAGCAAATAGTTTGGATAATGATGCCACAACAGTTCCTATGGAATTTTTGGCAAGAGTTATCGAGGCAACCGGTGAAGAGAAATACATCAAATCTTTTAACAAAGGAGTTGATTACCTAATTGCTGCTCAATATCCAAATGGCGGATGGCCGCAATTCTGGCCATTACGTGGCGATAAATATTATTCGCGAATTACCTTTAACGATGAAGCAATGATACGGGTGATGAATCTGCTAAGTGGTGTTGCCAAGGGAAATAAACCCTTTTCTTTCATCGATAAAAAAAGGCAAAAATTGGCAACCGAGGCCGTTGAGTTGGGATTGGAATGCATCCTAAACTGTCAGGTTAAACAAAATGGTAAACTTGCGGCTTGGTGTGCACAACACGACGAACATACGCTTGAACCTGCATGGGCACGTGCATACGAACCTCCTTCACTATCGGGTAGCGAAAGCGTTGGAGTTTTAAGGTATTTGATGTCGATACAAAATCCTTCACCTGAGGTTGTTGAGGCAGTGGAAGCTGGTGTCTCGTGGTTGAAGAGTGTCGCAATTAAGAGCGTTAGGCTTGATAAAGTTAGAAACCCGGATGGTCGCAATGAACGCATACTTACGCCTGATGAGAATGCCCCGTTGTTATGGGCCAGATTTTATGAGTTGGAAACAAATCGTCCACTTTACCTGGATAGAGATTCAAAATTCCGCTACAATTATTCAGAAGTTGGTTACGAGCGTCGCTCAGGTTATGATTATCATGGATTCTGGGCAAGTTCACTTCTTAAAAAAGACTATCCGATTTGGAAAGCAAAATATGGGACTACTGCCGATCAGATACCGGCTTCAACCCTAATTCTTGAAGCAGAAGAAGGAAAGTTTAGCGGTAGTATCGACCGCCATAGCTGTTGGCACAATGTAATGTTAAGCGATGCATCGCATTCTACTCATTCGGGGCGAGGAGCTGTGGATACAAGAAATGAAAAAGGCAGCTATGTGGAAGTTACCTACAAAGCTACAAACACTGGAATGCATCGGGTAAGTGTGCGTTACACGCATATAAAAATTGACCCACGCCCAGGAGAATTGTTGGTAAACGGGAAAAAGGTGGCCAAATTAAAACTTAAACAAAGCGAAGCGCTTCCGGCATGGAAAACAGAATCGGTTGAAGTGGAGTTGCAGAAAGGAATGAATACCATTCGTTTGGCAGCAATTAATGATGGTGGCTTACCCAATACTGATTATATAAAAGTTACTGACCTTCATAAAATTCCCGAGGGCCGGATTCCGCGTGTAAAAGTATTGGAAGCAGAGGATGGGAAATATACAGGTAAGGAAGATCACCACAGTTGCTGGGAGTATATTGCACAAAATCAGGCAGCACACTCTGGTTTTACAGGCGAAGGTTATGTTGATACTGAAAATAAGGTTGGGAGCTATATTCAGGTAGAGTTTAATGCACCTGAGGCCGGGCAGTATAATTTGGGTATAAGGTATGTTCACGGAAAACCGGACATTCGACCAGCTGAACTTCGTGTTAATGGAAAGGTGGTAAATCCTTCTGTTTCATTTATGCCAACAAGTGCCTGGACCGACTGGACAACTGTTATTGTACCTGTTGAATTAAATGCAGGCAGTAACATTGTGCGCCTCACCGCTCTTGGAAAACAAGGATTGGTAAACACCGATCATTTTTCATTAAGTCAAAAAAGATAG
- a CDS encoding exo-alpha-sialidase has protein sequence MIIKLSVTLFALVIVVFAMGQEIDLKEPVKYVGTDHTSNSDYINGYHDGQMRPAVGVQNYQIFRANRSYPEKSDGLGWTYNHAPNLAYWNNRFYCHYLANPTGEHIAPGATLITSSADGKNWDKPQLIFPIYYTTDSNANINFMYMHQRMGFYVAPNGRLLTMGFYGAHYGVGAGRVVREIYENGEFGPIYFIRINDNWEKELRYPFFTESADSGFVAACNAFLNDKVKRMQWWEEHRLAEDRKDFFRVPPIDGKERPGQAFCFYTLPDSTIVGFFKSRWVTTSNDNGNTWTAPVQCNTLTYGGAKIWGQRLDNGQYALVYNPTNSMARHPLSIATSNDGLHFNNLLNVHTEVPVKRFWGMEKRPGPQYMRGIVEGNGNPPGDDMWVVYSVSKEDMWIARIPVPVQGEVTQPVNDNFNEMIPGGVVANWNIYSPRWCPVEVSKSPSHPENVLCLKDADPYDYAKAVRVFARKAENTIHFQLFTESNPELLAIELLAANGARCIQLQLDSNGQLLAKNGENRLTELYEFKAGQWVSIDVWFNAENEKYQVSINGKTLAKDFQFAAEGSPERIEFRTGEYRLTDDVQKFKSGDKYKPGWDEPGADERVPEAVFYLKEFYTER, from the coding sequence ATGATAATAAAACTTTCAGTAACTTTATTTGCCCTTGTTATAGTCGTATTTGCAATGGGGCAAGAGATTGATTTAAAAGAACCCGTTAAATATGTGGGAACCGATCATACCTCAAACAGCGATTATATAAATGGCTACCACGATGGGCAAATGCGTCCGGCTGTTGGTGTGCAAAATTACCAGATATTCAGAGCAAACCGAAGCTACCCCGAAAAATCGGATGGCTTGGGATGGACTTACAATCATGCACCCAACCTGGCCTATTGGAACAACCGATTTTATTGCCATTACTTGGCCAATCCAACCGGCGAACACATAGCGCCCGGAGCCACGTTAATAACTTCTTCGGCCGATGGAAAAAACTGGGATAAACCACAGCTGATATTTCCGATATATTATACGACCGACAGCAATGCTAATATTAATTTTATGTATATGCACCAGCGCATGGGCTTTTATGTAGCACCAAACGGACGCTTGCTTACAATGGGTTTTTACGGAGCACATTATGGTGTTGGCGCAGGTCGTGTGGTACGCGAAATTTATGAAAACGGCGAGTTCGGCCCAATATATTTTATCCGAATTAATGATAATTGGGAGAAGGAGTTAAGGTATCCGTTTTTTACAGAATCAGCTGATAGTGGTTTTGTGGCGGCCTGTAATGCCTTTTTAAACGATAAAGTGAAGCGTATGCAGTGGTGGGAAGAGCATCGGTTGGCTGAGGATCGAAAAGATTTTTTTCGTGTACCGCCAATTGATGGCAAGGAGCGACCGGGGCAGGCCTTTTGCTTTTATACTCTCCCGGATAGTACCATCGTCGGATTTTTTAAAAGTCGTTGGGTAACCACATCAAACGATAATGGAAATACATGGACTGCACCCGTGCAATGCAATACATTAACCTATGGTGGAGCAAAAATCTGGGGCCAGCGTTTAGATAACGGTCAGTATGCCCTGGTTTATAATCCAACAAACAGCATGGCCCGTCATCCTTTAAGTATTGCCACAAGTAACGATGGCTTGCATTTTAATAACCTGCTAAATGTGCATACTGAAGTGCCGGTTAAACGTTTCTGGGGAATGGAAAAGCGGCCCGGGCCACAATACATGCGTGGTATTGTTGAGGGGAATGGTAATCCTCCGGGAGACGATATGTGGGTGGTTTACTCGGTGTCGAAAGAAGACATGTGGATTGCGCGAATTCCGGTACCCGTGCAGGGTGAGGTGACTCAGCCGGTAAACGATAATTTCAATGAAATGATTCCCGGAGGGGTAGTCGCCAATTGGAATATTTACTCGCCACGCTGGTGCCCGGTTGAGGTCAGTAAATCGCCAAGTCATCCTGAAAATGTTCTTTGTTTAAAAGATGCCGACCCGTACGACTATGCAAAAGCGGTGCGGGTATTCGCCCGAAAAGCGGAAAATACCATTCACTTTCAGCTGTTTACTGAATCGAATCCTGAGCTGCTGGCTATTGAGTTACTAGCAGCCAATGGAGCAAGGTGCATACAATTGCAATTAGACTCCAATGGGCAGTTATTGGCTAAAAATGGCGAGAATAGATTAACAGAACTTTATGAGTTTAAGGCTGGCCAATGGGTAAGTATTGATGTGTGGTTTAATGCAGAAAATGAGAAGTACCAGGTGAGTATTAATGGAAAAACGCTCGCTAAAGATTTTCAATTTGCGGCTGAAGGAAGTCCTGAACGCATAGAATTTCGCACCGGAGAATACCGTTTAACAGACGATGTGCAGAAATTTAAAAGTGGCGATAAGTATAAACCGGGCTGGGATGAACCCGGTGCCGACGAAAGAGTTCCGGAAGCTGTTTTTTACCTGAAAGAATTTTATACAGAACGATAG
- a CDS encoding transketolase C-terminal domain-containing protein: protein MEKLSMGKANLEVFSETLSELAEQNKNILAVTSDSRGSGKLVPYAEKHPEQIVEVGIAEQNLVGVSAGLASTGKSVFAVSPACFLTARSLEQVKNDVAYSNQPVALVGISAGVSYGALGSTHHSTHDVAVLRTMNNIDIVIPADNLEAREAIIAAAESKKPVYIKFGKKAMPHLPRINKEFKIGKASTICEGNDVSFIACGETVLPAYEAAQLLNSKGISAEVISMHTVKPLDTAAMLKSAKKCKCIVTVEEHSIAGGLGEAVATILFSEKIYKPFKLVGIPDEDTIAGSQGEIFNHYGINAEGLAQTAEKLLAK from the coding sequence ATGGAAAAATTAAGTATGGGAAAGGCCAACCTTGAAGTATTTTCAGAAACCTTAAGCGAACTGGCCGAACAAAATAAAAATATTCTGGCTGTTACCAGCGACTCGCGAGGGTCTGGGAAATTGGTACCCTATGCCGAAAAACATCCTGAACAAATAGTTGAAGTGGGTATTGCTGAACAAAATCTTGTTGGAGTTTCAGCAGGACTGGCCTCTACAGGGAAAAGCGTTTTTGCTGTTTCGCCGGCTTGCTTTTTAACCGCACGATCTTTGGAGCAGGTAAAAAATGATGTAGCCTACTCTAACCAACCCGTTGCATTGGTTGGAATTAGCGCCGGGGTAAGCTACGGTGCATTGGGCTCAACACACCACTCAACGCACGATGTGGCCGTTTTACGAACAATGAATAACATAGACATTGTTATACCTGCCGATAACCTTGAAGCTCGTGAAGCTATAATTGCCGCAGCGGAAAGCAAAAAACCGGTTTATATTAAATTCGGGAAAAAAGCAATGCCCCACCTTCCTCGTATTAACAAAGAATTTAAAATAGGCAAAGCATCAACCATTTGCGAGGGTAACGATGTAAGCTTTATTGCTTGCGGCGAAACAGTACTTCCGGCATACGAAGCGGCCCAACTGCTGAATTCGAAAGGCATAAGTGCCGAAGTTATTAGCATGCATACGGTTAAACCACTCGATACAGCTGCAATGCTTAAATCGGCTAAAAAATGCAAATGTATAGTTACCGTTGAAGAACACAGCATTGCCGGAGGCTTGGGTGAAGCAGTAGCAACAATACTGTTCTCCGAAAAAATATACAAACCTTTTAAATTGGTTGGCATACCCGATGAAGATACGATTGCCGGATCGCAGGGGGAAATTTTTAATCATTACGGCATAAATGCCGAAGGCCTTGCCCAAACTGCTGAAAAATTGCTTGCGAAATAA